In a single window of the Botrytis cinerea B05.10 chromosome 10, complete sequence genome:
- the Bcste12 gene encoding Bcste12 has translation MAHMMYSQHHATMAPPQKPETFMLSSEAQQSLPQDAQVALQQVDNLKYFLISAPVDWSADQYIRRFLLPTGEYVSCVLWNNLFHISGTDIVRCLSFRFQAFGRPVKNSKKFEEGIFSDLRNLKSGTDASLEEPKSGFLDFLYKNNCIRTQKKQKVFYWYSVPHDRLFLDALERDLKREKMGQEATTVAVNEPALSFEFDSSQSLFEQLTKAQQANSSSFSAQQPSYNQSQSTSPVMRAMDSMPPPQMIPQAMAMPEEMNQMAAYQQMTMQQPPMQPQQHHHQQQMHQVKREPDFNRVQYNQNGVPIGQTHQRHASMPAYGLEYSPAPSFVSSHYEDYSARGISFEPITPPQQALGMGAEPAYIANEETGLYTAIPDHMGGVNGLHSMMQLPPSNLSGPQFSHATRGYGANNVYSVIEGSPTYKQRRRRSSIPPGVASIVAAAAAAGQHSHQAHRPSDLRRSVSHSVGPVAEGDESGENSPPGLTYSNQIPHQMAHHKEIVDFSRHGTPLSTVEDSPHMNPMSLQQSDFQLNNDDLAGDSPLDHSPQRRHMQGPGGVVRRARSATMMELGPYPQKSHSCPIPTCGRLFKRLEHLKRHVRTHTQERPYICPHCSKAFSRSDNLAQHRRTHDRGDGSEGAYGNYSGEEEDFEGEDHLGPLEDASPNSENGYLPQSMTSNFNGMPMSMGMMNPGMAAPSQLINTHQLMQQPI, from the exons AAGTCGATAACT TAAAATACTTCTTAATATCTGCTCCTGTTGATTGGTCGGCGGATCAATACATCAGACGATTCCTCCTCCCAACTGGTGAATACGTTTCCTGCGTGTTGTG GAACAACCTCTTTCATATTTCCGGCACCGACATCGTGCGATGCCTGTCTTTTCGATTCCAAGCTTTCGGCCGACCAgtcaagaattcaaagaaattcgAAGAGGGTATCTTCTCTGATCTGCGAAACTTGAAGTCTGGAACCGATGCCTCCCTTGAAGAGCCAAAGAGCGGTTTCCTTGACTTCCTTTACAAAAATAATTGCATTAGAACacaaaagaagcaaaaggtTTTCTATTGGTATAGTGTGCCACACGACAGATTGTTTTTGGATGCTCTGGAGCGAgatttgaagagagagaagatgggaCAAGAGGCTACAACCGTAGCAGTCAACGAGCCAGCTTTGTCTTTCGAATTCGACTCATCGCAATCCTTGTTTGAGCAGCTCACAAAGGCTCAACAAGCCAACTCTTCATCATTCTCTGCCCAACAACCTTcatacaatcaatcacaatcaacATCTCCAGTGATGCGAGCGATGGATTCGATGCCTCCTCCACAGATGATTCCTCAAGCTATGGCCATGCCAGAAGAGATGAACCAAATGGCAGCTTACCAACAAATGACAATGCAACAACCACCAATGCAACCACAGcaacatcaccatcaacaacaaatgcACCAAGTCAAGAGAGAGCCTGATTTCAACCGCGTTCAATACAACCAAAACGGTGTCCCAATCGGGCAAACACATCAGCGACATGCCTCTATGCCTGCATACGGATTAGAGTACTCCCCCGCGCCCTCATTCGTTTCATCACATTATGAAGATTACAGCGCTCGTGGTATTTCATTTGAACCAATTACCCCACCTCAACAGGCCCTTGGAATGGGAGCTGAACCGGCTTATATTGCAAACGAGGAAACTGGTCTCTACACAGCAATTCCGGATCATATGGGTGGTGTCAATGGCCTGCATTCTATGATGCAGCTACCCCCATCAAACTTGTCTGGTCCACAATTTTCACATGCAACCAGAGGTTACGGAGCAAACAATGTTTACTCAGTGATTGAGGGTTCGCCAACGTACAAGCAAAGAAGACGCCGCTCGTCAATTCCTCCAGGAGTTGCATCAATCGTTGCTGCTGCCGCCGCAGCTGGCCAACATTCCCACCAAGCACACAGGCCATCAGATCTACGAAGATCAGTCTCGCACTCTGTTGGACCAGTAGCTGAAGGTGACGAGTCGGGCGAGAATTCTCCGCCTGGACTTACGTACAGTAACCAAATCCCCCATCAGATGGCGCACCACAAAGAAATAGTTGATTTCTCCAGACACGGAACTCCCCTTTCCACTGTCGAGGATTCTCCACACATGAATCCAATGTCCTTGCAACAATCGGACTTCCAGTTAAACAATGACGATCTTGCAGGCGATAGTCCACTTGATCATTCTCCTCAACGAAGACACATGCAAGGACCAGGTGGAGTAGTGCGAAGAGCACGAAGCGCCACGATGATGGAACTTGGTCCCTATCCCCAAAAGTCACACTCATGCCCAATCCCCACTTGCGGTCGTCTGTTCAAGCGTTTAGAGCATCTTAAACG ACATGTGAGAACCCATACACAAGAAAGACCCTACATCTGCCCACACTGCAGCAAAGCATTCTCCCGCTCAGACAACCTAGCACA ACATCGTCGTACACACGATCGTGGTGATGGATCTGAAGGTGCCTATGGCAACTACAGcggtgaagaagaagacttCGAGGGTGAAGATCACCTTGGACCTCTCGAAGACGCTTCTCCCAATTCCGAAAATGGTTATCTCCCACAAAGCATGACGTCGAATTTCAATGGCATGCCTATGTCAATGGGAATGATGAATCCTGGTATGGCTGCCCCCAGTCAGCTCATCAATACACATCAACTCATGCAGCAACCGATATAG
- the Bcste12 gene encoding Bcste12: MAHMMYSQHHATMAPPQKPETFMLSSEAQQSLPQDAQVALQQVDNLKYFLISAPVDWSADQYIRRFLLPTGEYVSCVLWNNLFHISGTDIVRCLSFRFQAFGRPVKNSKKFEEGIFSDLRNLKSGTDASLEEPKSGFLDFLYKNNCIRTQKKQKVFYWYSVPHDRLFLDALERDLKREKMGQEATTVAVNEPALSFEFDSSQSLFEQLTKAQQANSSSFSAQQPSYNQSQSTSPVMRAMDSMPPPQMIPQAMAMPEEMNQMAAYQQMTMQQPPMQPQQHHHQQQMHQVKREPDFNRVQYNQNGVPIGQTHQRHASMPAYGLEYSPAPSFVSSHYEDYSARGISFEPITPPQQALGMGAEPAYIANEETGLYTAIPDHMGGVNGLHSMMQLPPSNLSGPQFSHATRGYGANNVYSVIEGSPTYKQRRRRSSIPPGVASIVAAAAAAGQHSHQAHRPSDLRRSVSHSVGPVAEGDESGENSPPGLTYSNQIPHQMAHHKEIVDFSRHGTPLSTVEDSPHMNPMSLQQSDFQLNNDDLAGDSPLDHSPQRRHMQGPGGVVRRARSATMMELGPYPQKSHSCPIPTCGRLFKRLEHLKRHRRTHDRGDGSEGAYGNYSGEEEDFEGEDHLGPLEDASPNSENGYLPQSMTSNFNGMPMSMGMMNPEFAPNSPSFE, translated from the exons AAGTCGATAACT TAAAATACTTCTTAATATCTGCTCCTGTTGATTGGTCGGCGGATCAATACATCAGACGATTCCTCCTCCCAACTGGTGAATACGTTTCCTGCGTGTTGTG GAACAACCTCTTTCATATTTCCGGCACCGACATCGTGCGATGCCTGTCTTTTCGATTCCAAGCTTTCGGCCGACCAgtcaagaattcaaagaaattcgAAGAGGGTATCTTCTCTGATCTGCGAAACTTGAAGTCTGGAACCGATGCCTCCCTTGAAGAGCCAAAGAGCGGTTTCCTTGACTTCCTTTACAAAAATAATTGCATTAGAACacaaaagaagcaaaaggtTTTCTATTGGTATAGTGTGCCACACGACAGATTGTTTTTGGATGCTCTGGAGCGAgatttgaagagagagaagatgggaCAAGAGGCTACAACCGTAGCAGTCAACGAGCCAGCTTTGTCTTTCGAATTCGACTCATCGCAATCCTTGTTTGAGCAGCTCACAAAGGCTCAACAAGCCAACTCTTCATCATTCTCTGCCCAACAACCTTcatacaatcaatcacaatcaacATCTCCAGTGATGCGAGCGATGGATTCGATGCCTCCTCCACAGATGATTCCTCAAGCTATGGCCATGCCAGAAGAGATGAACCAAATGGCAGCTTACCAACAAATGACAATGCAACAACCACCAATGCAACCACAGcaacatcaccatcaacaacaaatgcACCAAGTCAAGAGAGAGCCTGATTTCAACCGCGTTCAATACAACCAAAACGGTGTCCCAATCGGGCAAACACATCAGCGACATGCCTCTATGCCTGCATACGGATTAGAGTACTCCCCCGCGCCCTCATTCGTTTCATCACATTATGAAGATTACAGCGCTCGTGGTATTTCATTTGAACCAATTACCCCACCTCAACAGGCCCTTGGAATGGGAGCTGAACCGGCTTATATTGCAAACGAGGAAACTGGTCTCTACACAGCAATTCCGGATCATATGGGTGGTGTCAATGGCCTGCATTCTATGATGCAGCTACCCCCATCAAACTTGTCTGGTCCACAATTTTCACATGCAACCAGAGGTTACGGAGCAAACAATGTTTACTCAGTGATTGAGGGTTCGCCAACGTACAAGCAAAGAAGACGCCGCTCGTCAATTCCTCCAGGAGTTGCATCAATCGTTGCTGCTGCCGCCGCAGCTGGCCAACATTCCCACCAAGCACACAGGCCATCAGATCTACGAAGATCAGTCTCGCACTCTGTTGGACCAGTAGCTGAAGGTGACGAGTCGGGCGAGAATTCTCCGCCTGGACTTACGTACAGTAACCAAATCCCCCATCAGATGGCGCACCACAAAGAAATAGTTGATTTCTCCAGACACGGAACTCCCCTTTCCACTGTCGAGGATTCTCCACACATGAATCCAATGTCCTTGCAACAATCGGACTTCCAGTTAAACAATGACGATCTTGCAGGCGATAGTCCACTTGATCATTCTCCTCAACGAAGACACATGCAAGGACCAGGTGGAGTAGTGCGAAGAGCACGAAGCGCCACGATGATGGAACTTGGTCCCTATCCCCAAAAGTCACACTCATGCCCAATCCCCACTTGCGGTCGTCTGTTCAAGCGTTTAGAGCATCTTAAACG ACATCGTCGTACACACGATCGTGGTGATGGATCTGAAGGTGCCTATGGCAACTACAGcggtgaagaagaagacttCGAGGGTGAAGATCACCTTGGACCTCTCGAAGACGCTTCTCCCAATTCCGAAAATGGTTATCTCCCACAAAGCATGACGTCGAATTTCAATGGCATGCCTATGTCAATGGGAATGATGAATCCTG AGTTCGCGCCGAACTCCCCGTCGTTTGAATAA